DNA sequence from the Pungitius pungitius chromosome 3, fPunPun2.1, whole genome shotgun sequence genome:
ACGATGTACTGCTGGGCTATGTGATCTGCCCCCGCCGGGGTCAGGGCGCAGTTGGCCTCGACGGGGCCGGGCGCAGCTGGCGGGCCCGAGGGGAGCGCTTTATGTTCACTGTGCTGGTTAGCGTGCGGGGTGaagggaggttggggggggccACGGTGTTCACGATTGCCGCGGTTGACGGCGTCCGCGGCAGCTTGGgctgctctggaggcctctggagcGCTGTGAGCCACGACTCCATCTGCCAGCCTCCTGCGTTTAAAGTCAGAGTCTCCCGAAGCGAGGAGCGGGTCCGCGGCACTCCCCGAACCCAGCGACCCCGACACGAAGCCAGCGAGAGCCCCCGGGCCCACGTCCCAGTTCTCCCCGCCTCTCCGTTTCTGCTGTTGCGCCTGCCTGGCCTTCAGGTCACCAGTGACCCTCCTCATCGGCGGAGGGCACTTCTCATGAGCCGCCCGCTCCCCGTTCTCCATCAGACAGGCTCTGCTGGTGAGCGGGTACGCGGGGGCCACCTCGTTCACGCGCGGCGGGTAACCGTTCGGCGTGTGAGCCGTGACGTGCGCGTGGCTCCCTTCCACGGTGGCGGACGGAGACAGCACGCCGCCGGCATAGACGGGCACGCCGGTCTTGAGCCGCTTCGTCGGGGTGGCGACCGCGGGCGAGTCGGTCCGAGAGGCCAAACCGGCGAGCAGCTCCGCGGCCGTCGGACTCCCGGCCGGCGGCGCGCGGAAGCCGTGGAGCCCCATGTCCACGCGACGCGCGGGGCGAAGGCGAGTCTCCGCGGCACCGAGGACGAACTGCGGCTGGCCGACCgtccctctctgcagagagccTGGAAGTCCCACGCAGCCGCGGAAGGAGGTCGGGTTTAAAAGGTCCGCGTGTCCCGAGCTCTCCATTTCACCTCGTCATCTGCCGGATGCGCACGTAGCTCACGTCCtcgcttcatttttttttcttcttctctctagCTGAGCCGCTGCTTTCGGTGATGGAGAGAATCTTTGTCAGCGGCTCTGTGAAGTTTCCTCCTCGTGGGCTTTGCGCGTGTGTCTCAGCGATCAGGCCGCTGATTGGGAGTCTCGAGCCGGGCTTTAGGTTTGCGTCCGTCGGACAAACATTGTTCGATGGCGTGCTGGGTGGCTGCGGAGAGTAAAATGATACACTTTAGGCCTATTAATAGCACAGTGCAGACCCTTCGTCacagtcaatatatatataccggGTTACATGTATAGGCTTCAGGccctaaataaaaataaaataaaacagaagtgCGTGTCTTTTCAGGGCTTGGTCTTTCGTCGCAGCTGTTTAATCAAGGAAACCTGAGGAACGAtgactaacaaaaaaaaaaaaaaaacttttcaccGTTAAGTTAATTTACATAAAAACAATCGGGCATTTATAAGGCATTGGTTCTATCGCTTAACGAAAGACCAGTTTGGACACAGATTTCACCTATCGACCACCAACTTTGCGATCGAGATTGCTCCTCAAAGTCAACAGCACAACACCCAATTATTCACTTTGTTTGAGACACACCTTCTCACGGCGAAATGTCCTACGGCGTGCTGCTGTATACgggagtaaataaaaaataaaataaaaaggaaagcaaGCACAATTTAAACCTCCGATCAGTCAGCAGCTTACCAGCGCAAATCCACAGAGGCGCGTACGTGACAGTCGGAGAGTACGCGTCCACGCGTGCTGCTTCCTTCCGGGGTTTGTCACGCCGGTGCGAATCCCATCAGCTTCTCTGTTCCCTtagaaataaaaccaaaacccaGGGGGGTTAAACCGAGGGATGGTTTCAGGTGCCTCaccgcccccccaaaaaacgctcTTTCTCTATGTTGTATTGGCGGGTGACGCCGGTTTCTGCCTGTcatcccccctcttcctcttcctcccacattgcacgcctctctctctctctttctctctttctctctctctcttagaaTTGTACAAAATGTTGATGGTTCAAGAAAAGCGGATGTACCTCCACATTTTACTTATGTACGGTACACAATCGAATCAGCcctgtttggacacacttttctcattaaattgaaagagaaaatgCTTCCCAACTTTGAACTACTGCGTATATAGACAGGCATGTTGGCCCAGTTCTATAGGATGTATTTGACATTCAGCTGTTCCCAGCCCTTTACACCCATGTTAGGGCTGAAGGAGTTGGACGGACTGAACGGACCCCGGATGACGTGTCGGACCGTCTTTGACCTCGGCGCTGAACTCTAGGCTTTCCCTGTAATTGACATGACTGTCCACCTGTTCGTTTGTGCATCATGAAATGAGGTAATGTGCTTTTGTAAAGCCAGGCCTGGGTCTACCCGTGAGGGATTACAGATACGGAGTATTGACAGCTGGTGCTCTCAGTGCGGCCACGTCACAGCCGATAGACGCACCAGCCACGACGGAGGCCTAAAATGCACAttgagattacattacatgtcatttagatgacGCTTTTCTCccaagcgacttacaataagtgcatttcaaccataaggatacaaactcagaagaacaggaagtgcaatttcaataaataagccgatttacaacctgctatagataagagccattataagtacaatttaagttgAG
Encoded proteins:
- the egln2 gene encoding prolyl hydroxylase EGLN2 isoform X2; amino-acid sequence: MESSGHADLLNPTSFRGCVGLPGSLQRGTVGQPQFVLGAAETRLRPARRVDMGLHGFRAPPAGSPTAAELLAGLASRTDSPAVATPTKRLKTGVPVYAGGVLSPSATVEGSHAHVTAHTPNGYPPRVNEVAPAYPLTSRACLMENGERAAHEKCPPPMRRVTGDLKARQAQQQKRRGGENWDVGPGALAGFVSGSLGSGSAADPLLASGDSDFKRRRLADGVVAHSAPEASRAAQAAADAVNRGNREHRGPPQPPFTPHANQHSEHKALPSGPPAAPGPVEANCALTPAGADHIAQQYIVPCMKYYGICVKDDFLGPQLGARVLEEVEALNRGGKFRGGQLVSQKSIPSGNIRGDQIAWVEGREPGCETIAALMAYIDESVMYSAANGQLGDCIINGRTKKQGGLLQIYPEGKNVVANIEPQFDRLLIFWSDRRNPHEVKPAFATRYAITVWYFDAKERAEAKEKYRLATGQKGVQVPVTQNSRK
- the egln2 gene encoding prolyl hydroxylase EGLN2 isoform X1, producing the protein MESSGHADLLNPTSFRGCVGLPGSLQRGTVGQPQFVLGAAETRLRPARRVDMGLHGFRAPPAGSPTAAELLAGLASRTDSPAVATPTKRLKTGVPVYAGGVLSPSATVEGSHAHVTAHTPNGYPPRVNEVAPAYPLTSRACLMENGERAAHEKCPPPMRRVTGDLKARQAQQQKRRGGENWDVGPGALAGFVSGSLGSGSAADPLLASGDSDFKRRRLADGVVAHSAPEASRAAQAAADAVNRGNREHRGPPQPPFTPHANQHSEHKALPSGPPAAPGPVEANCALTPAGADHIAQQYIVPCMKYYGICVKDDFLGPQLGARVLEEVEALNRGGKFRGGQLVSQKSIPSGNIRGDQIAWVEGREPGCETIAALMAYIDESVMYSAANGQLGDCIINGRTKAMVACYPGNGAGYVRHVDNPNGDGRCITCIYYLNKNWDVKKQGGLLQIYPEGKNVVANIEPQFDRLLIFWSDRRNPHEVKPAFATRYAITVWYFDAKERAEAKEKYRLATGQKGVQVPVTQNSRK